tttgcttgcatgcagaaggtcatcagtttgaatcccagcatcccatatggtcccccgagcctgccaggagcgatttctgagcatggagccaggagtaacccctgagtgctgctgggtatgacccagaagcAAAGATCTTGATGATGATGTATTGCATGTGTAAGATCCTGGGTCCAATCCTTACACAAGTTGTGTGTGACCCCTATAACAATAATTGTATGGAgctggggtgggggctggagaaatagtccaAGGGTAAGGTACTTGAGCCAGTTGAGCCCCATGCATTGTAATGTCTAGTAACTAAACCCTGAGAGTTCTGGCCTGACTCCTCCATAGTGGGGGGCAtgcttgatagtgctcagggcttagtcctcaCAATATTTCCTCAGGGATTATACTGCAGGTGAGGCTCTGGACTGAAATGGGGTGCCAGTATTCGGCctgcatgttttttttgtttgtttgttttggtttggtttggttttggttttggtttttgggccatacctggtgacgctcagggattactcctggctttgtgttctgaaattgctcctagttttggggaccatatgggactctggggatcaaactgcagtctgtcctaggttagtgcgtgcaaggcaaagacctactgcttgcaccaccgttctggcccATTGCCTGCGGGTTTCTTGACTTAgtcatgaaaatttaaaattttattttctaactaaTTTGAAGTAAATACGGTTTCATAGGAAGTTGTAAAACTGAAACTCGCAGGGAATCCTCACTGATTTTTCTCTCCAgtttctatttaatatatatagtttctacatacataatgttttgttttggaccacatctggttactcttggctctgtgctcagaaatccctcctggcaggctcaggggaccatatgggatgccagatccAACTCAGTCCTTCCTGGGTTgtcaccatgcaaggcaaatgccttactcaatGTACTATCATCcctaacttttgttttggggcccacacctggcagtgcttggaaagcTGCTCCTGCTTCTGCTTCAGAGTGACCCTTAGTGGACCTTTAGGAactttgggggaggcacacctggatTACTGCttgctatgcactaagaaattactcctgacagtactatgtgagatgtcagagattgatcctgggttggctggtgcaaggcaaacatgtccctactcactgtgttatttATTGCTCTAGCATTTGGTAACTCATAAGGTACTGGGTCATTTGTACTATCTTCTGCCTTGAGCATTTGTTTTAAAACTTCTGGATCAAGAAGATAGTTTCAAAGTTTGCCATAGGAAATGTTTGCTGTAGTTTCATCCTTCAGGCACCATTGGACATGGCCCCTTCCCCAGAGCGGTTGACCTTATGCAAGACATTTGCTTAATTTTGTTCTGTATCCATTCTCATGCTTATTAGccttttggctttcttttttggACTGCTCCCACCAGAGCTCAGGGTCCTTTGTGGGCCCACAATAAAGGTTTTGAGCTCTCAAAACCTGTTAGCtgtttgaatttgtttttctcttgcttACTTTTTGCTACCTTGGCTGAGAATGTGAGCTACCCCTGGTAGGGTTTATAAATTACTTCAAGGAAGGTTCAGGATATACAGTACTGCGGATCTAGTCCAGGTATTCTGTGCTGAATTGCTTCTGGCTACCTTCTCAAGAGAAGAAAGTTATATATgccctttttaaaaatgtgtctaaGGGATGTAAAAGCCACTTTGATAATTCTAGCTTTTCAATATTTCTCTTTAAGTGACATTTAGAATAATGGTCCATGTTGTGTGAGCCATTTAGGTATCTTAGATCTTGTTTAAATGCCATTTGGGGCAACATCTTTGTACATAAAATAGTATTGgatgtattttttttgtgtgtgtgtatggtttttggtcacatccggcagtgctcaggggttattcctggctccaggctcagaaattgctcctggcaggcacaggggaccatatgggacaccggaatttgaaccgatgacctcctgcatgaaaggcaaacgccttacctccatgctatctctctctggcccattggatgtatttttattcttttttttttttttggtttttgggccacacccgataatgctcaggggttactcctggctatgtgctcagaaattgctcctggcttgggggaccatatgggacaccgggggatcgaaccgcggtccgtccaaggttagcgcaggcaaggcaggcaccttacctttagcgccaccgcccggcccccattggatgtatttttaacttcaaaaataaCCTAGAAAAATTGAGTGaatgcctccccccccccttttctttcagCTAAGTGTTAGGCGGAAGAATACTAAAGAGATGTTTGGAGGATTTTTCAAAAGTGTGGTGAAAAGTGCAGATGAAGTTCTATTTTCTGGAGTTAAGGTAACTTCATTGTCTTAAGAAAATTTTGTTATGGGGATGGTTTCTGGGCTGCTTCTGACTTGGGGTCAATCAAGGCTATGATTACGGGGCCGTGTGGTGCCAGAGTTGGCCAATTGTACCTTGAACCTAAAattgtttgcattttttaaacCTGGATTTTCCTTAACCTGGAATATGAAGTGATAATCGTGTTTAGCTTTTCTCCTGTGGAGGTTAAACATGAATTTTTATCTACTCATGTCTTGGTGGGAAAGGATTGCAACATGGCCTCACTTGGTAGTTAGCAGTGAAATGTGTGAAGTGCTGGACATCAAACCTGGGGTCTGGCCAGTCATTTATCTGCTGTCTCTCTTTGTAGTCCCTACTATTAATGTTCTTAAactttgtttcttaatttttttctccttgtaggAGGTAGATGACTTTTTTGAGCAAGAGAAGAATCTTctcattaattattataatagGATCAAGGATTCCTGTGCAAAAGCGGACAAAATGACCAGATCTCATAAAAGTAAATACCACTATTCAGCAGCCACTTAGTTTTGCTCGACTTTGCTAATTCTGTTCAAATAAACAACTGTTCTTTTTTCTACAGATGTTGCAGATGACTATATTCACACTGCAGCCTGCCTGCAGAGTCTGGCTTTAGAAGAGCCTGCTGCTATCAAAAAGTAAGTTTTTGTTGCAAATCGCTACTCTTTCAACCAAGAACAGTGAATGTTATCATTAAGGGAATGTGTGGTGTTCTGGTTTTGGGGGtgtgtggtttgttttgtttgtttgttttttggttatttttgctgGGGGGGCACAACTGTCAGTGTTGGCTTATTCGTGACTGTATGgtgttgggaattaaaccaggttggccacctgcaaagtaaatgccctagggcaggggtcttaactcaatttacctgggggccgcaagaaGCAAAGGGGTGAGACAaggtcgcataagggatttcacttaccagatattcataagaaaaaatcgcattaaacatttgcatatcccgaacggaactgctggggtatgcgaatgtttaatgcgatttttattgtgattattcggtaagcaaataatcaaatactgtgatatttgaaggctggcctttggccacaaaacgttgtaggagggccgtgagtttgagacccctgccctaggggGTTCCTTTTgcggtgggggtgggaggagagacTTCTGGCAAAACTTCatttattcctagcaggcttgggtggaccatatgggatactggtattgaacctgggtctgccacatgaaaggcaatcaccctaccagcTGCTATCACTCTGACAACTCCCCATCTCCCCCCTACCCCGTGCCAATTCTAATATTACTCTGACTTCTGGTGTCGGGTTTTGGGGCAGGGATGCACTTAGTCCTGTCCCTGACAGGGCTAGGAATTAGGTTATGTTATAGTAAGGATgctttaaggcaggggtctcaaactcgtggcccacgggctgtttgcagccctccgtacattttgtggcccgcagccagccttcaaatatcgcagtattcgcgattattcgcttaccgaataatcacagtaaaaattgcattaaacatttgcataccccgaacagttccgttcagggtatgcaaatgcttaatgcgattttttttttattgcgaatattcggtaagtgaaatcccttatgcggccctgcctcaccccgactttgccttctatggcccccaggtaaattgagtttgagacccctgctttaaggaTTCTAGTGGGAACCTCAACTTATAGGAAAGATTGTATAGTGCTGGGGCGACAACCTGTGaatcttttgaagctttgccatGGCTCTGACATCAGGATAGCAAGAGGGTAGAGAGCGgaatcacttaaatattttaattggttattaatttgcacaaatatgtcttacattgttaagtgaaaagttCAGATCGACAGCTAATTTCATGATACTGTATAGCATTCAGATAAGAAACGGTGTATGCAgtcctatatttgttttaaatgtccctatggttttgtggctcccagatacttttttccccttcagtttcctttttctttaaaaaacgaGTCCAAGTGGCTCTCTGTCTCAAAGGTTGCAGGCCCCTGGTATGGTGACTAGGGCTCTTGCCTCCTGCATCCTTCTGGGGGTTTAAAATAGAAGATACTTTATTACCCAGACTTGGTAGAAAATCTAGGATGAACCCTGAATGTAGGCTTGGTCTCagttcccagtaccacatggtcaccTGAACCAGATCTGTTGCAGTGCTGTGCCTCCTGCCTCTCACCAGCTAGCAGGCAGTTTTCTGACTTGAAACCATATATTTGTAGCTTTGGGACTCCCAGTGGTTTCTCATTACCTGACCTTTGGCATTGGTGCTGACTGAAACAGCTATATTATGACAAGATGACTCAGTAGCAAACAAGAGGACCAAAAACTCCTGACTAATACTgcatatgtgttttgttttgtaaccATTTTCTCTACTCAGTTGGACTGAGAAGTGGTAAAAACAACAAGGACTTGtgttatttcttttcaaaattatttgtatattttcagGTATCTTTTGAAGGTTGCTGAGCTATTTGAAAAACTAAGGGTAAGGAtttttatgatctttttttttttttttttttttttttttttttttttggtttttgggccacacccgtttgacactcaggggttactcctggctatgtgctcagaaatcgcccctggcttggggggaccatatgggacgccgggggatcgaacagcagtccgttccttggctagcgcttgtaaggcagacaccttacctctagcgccaccttcccggccccaggatttTTATGATCTTGACATATCTCCAACCATTTGTAGATTTCTGCTTATGGTAatcttttgctgtttttttttttaatagaaagtaGAAAGTCGTGTCTCCTCAGATGAAGATTTGAAGCTAACAGAGCTACTTCGATATTATATGCTGAATATAGAGGCTGCTAAGGTAAGATAGGAGTTTTGAGTTTTAACGATAGCCACAAGATTTGATTGAGTTTGAGGCTTTCTCGTCACCATTGCCCCCAATTTTCCTCTTGCCTTACAACAAGATTTCTTTACTATTTAATGATGGAAGTATTCGCTTTGTGATGACTTAAGCAGGTCTAATATTAgaggtatatatttttttctcttcccacctcttttcccccccaccccctttctAGCCCACCCTGTGCAATGTTCTAAAGTCATGCCCAACAGCTGTTTTATAGGAATTTGGGCAATTatattgtattaatatatatatatatttgtgggttttttttggggggtcacacccagcagtgctcaggggttattcctggctccaggctcagaaattgctcctggcaggcacaggggaccatatggggctccgggattcgaaccaatgacctcctgcatgaaaggcaaacgccttacctccatgctatctctccggccccgtattaatatatttttaacatttagttTATGGGTCACATCAGAAGTTTCCTCACGGGCTGTTGGCTCTATctactcaggagtgatcctttgtTGCTCAGaaggaatatatatattacctgAGATTTAAACTAGGGTTGaccccatgcaagacaagtaagtgccttaacctttgttCAGCTCTGTCAAGATGCTATTTCATGAGTTTGTAATTATGTTCTTGGCTTAAATTCCTTGAGTAGTGGGTACCCAGAGCTGAGTAAGTAGGTAATAATAGTTCACATATTTGCACAATTAATAGGATTCAGGgagttatgtatttttatatatatatatctggcggctctcaggggttactccttgttctgtactcagaaattacttttcggcgggtttgggggaccatatgggatgctggagattgaacctggatttcccccttggttggcagtgtgcaaggcaaatgcccctactattgtgctatagCTTCGGCCTGGATTCAGAGAATATTTTAGAGTTGGTTAATTTCCACTGTAGTCTTCGTTATAAAGGATTTCTTGTGTAAGCAGAATAATATtggaaacaattaaaaaatatatattaatttggtCCTAGTAAAATCTCGAGATATGAAATGTGTGCCATCCACATAATCCCTGAATTTATCCCCAGCAGTGGATGGATCCAGGGGTTAAGCCTTTGTTGGCCCTTGAGCTACTATTAGAACCTCCAGGAAAAACAGGTCCTTacaaaatctttttgttgttgttttgttttgttttgtttttggaccacacctggtgactctcagggtttactcctggctaggcactcagaaatcgctccaggcttgggggaccatgtgggacgtcgGGGGTTTGAATggccgtccatcctaggctatatgccagcaaggcagataccttaccccttgcgccaccgctccagccccccttaCAAAGTCTTAATTGAAAGGACAACaatggaaatacattaaattcGTACCTCCACCATTTAACATTGTATTGCATAACAGTCCTTAAGCATTGGGGTTTGGGTAACTTTTTAGGATATAGAACCTGTTGTAGAGAATTTTGGGGCAAGTTAAATTCAtagctgttaatttttttttttttttttacttgttcagGATCTTTTATATAGACGCACCAAAGCACTCATTGACTTTGAGAACTCAAACAAAGCGCTGGACAAGGCTCGATTGAAAAGTAAAGATGTCAGGTTGGCTGAGActcaccagcaggaatgctgcCAGAAATTTGAACAGCTTTCTGAATCTGCAAAAGAAGGTTGAGAGACCCCctaagttttgtttgttgttgtttttttgttttgttttgtttttggtttttgggtcacattcagtagcactcaggggctactcctgactctatgctcaaaaatcactcctggtagtctcgggaccatatgggttgctgggattcgaaccactgtcctgcatgcaaggcaaatgccctacctacctcatgctatctctctggccccaaatcattgctttctttttaagtttggggttgatagttttttcttttaaaacttaaatacaGACCCTGGGATTTGGGTTGAGTGGTAGTTACAAGCCCTGTGTGGAGTGATATAAGGTGATACAAGGACACTGACCCACTTAAACGATACAGATTTCAAGGGATTGCTGGGTAGGAGGTGATAGGCCAAATACATTTGGGAACCTATGGTTTTCCTTTGAGGTTAAATTAGACTTGTAAGTGCCTTTCCAAAACTAGAGAGCACTAGGAGAAAATTGAGACGTAATGCTGGAGAGatgtaatttttctaattttaatgatCGTGGGCCACCATCATTATTTTGCTTagggttaactcttggctctgctctggaATCATTTCCAAGGGGGCTGGGGGAACATAGAGAGTTTTTCAGTAAAActattaaattttgttgtttttgttagaaATTGTAATTTGTGGCAAAAGATAAACACTAGTAGAGCTCAGGACTGAGTTCTCTTCCTGTAAAGAGCATAATAATGGTCTCAGTCTTGAACACAGTGCCCTAAAACTTTTGGTGATAGGATCCAGCCTCAGGTAGCAGGTAGACAGGATTTTAACAACTGCAAAATTTGTGAACTTCTATACTTCAGTCCAACCacacccactgtgctcaggggcttaccCTGTCAATGATAGCTCAGTGACTGAacctggttgactgtgtgcaaggcaagtgttctacatGCTGTTGAATCACATCCATCCAACCATCTCctaattttgtgctttttatgGTTAGTGTTCCGAGCGTCCTGCATTCTGAGAAGTCAGGGTTAAATTAGAATCTGCCTTTAAAATGAAGGGCAGGAGAACAGAGCTGCTCTGATTTGATTCTTAGGAGTCAGTGGATCATTATGTTTGCTTAAAGTGGACATCACTGGACTTGTGCAGTACAGATTAAGATGTCTGGCATTGTTTGAAGACATAACAGAGAAGAATGGGATGTATCATGGCTTAGTACATTTATTTGGTATGGTtgattttaaaaaactgaaagtaATGAGTActcttaaattttgttgttttatagaATTGGTCAATTTCAAACGAAAGAGAGTGGCAGCATTTAGAAAGAATCTAATTGAAATGTCTGAACTGGAAATAAAGCATGCCAAGGTAAATTAAACCTAAAGTCTTAAGGGtctatttagtttttttctaatCCTCTTTCTCCGGGTCATCAAACATAGGTCCTGTAATTTAAGAGATACTAGCTGGAGTATCAGATCTCAATGATATCTTGGATATCTTTGATTTTGGGTGGGGttgtgggtcacatccagcagtgttgcAGTTCTTTTGGGAAGTGGGGACAagcccggtgacactcgggttacttctgagtGAAGGGATTTGAATTTTTTAGTATGTACACAGATGTGTATTGAGACTTGAGAGTTACTAATTTGTCTTCTTGACTCTTGTCTTTCAGAATAACGTTTCCCTCTTGCAGAGCTGTATTGACTTGTTCAAGAATAACTGATATGCATCTTGGCGAAGACCACGAATGTGAATGAAAGCTGACATCACTTGCACTTAAATCATTTCC
This window of the Suncus etruscus isolate mSunEtr1 chromosome 6, mSunEtr1.pri.cur, whole genome shotgun sequence genome carries:
- the SNX5 gene encoding sorting nexin-5 isoform X2, whose protein sequence is MQKLGEGEGSMTKDEFAKMKQELEAEYLAVFKKTVSSHEVFLQRLSSHPVLSKDRNFHVFLEYDQDLSVRRKNTKEMFGGFFKSVVKSADEVLFSGVKEVDDFFEQEKNLLINYYNRIKDSCAKADKMTRSHKNVADDYIHTAACLQSLALEEPAAIKKYLLKVAELFEKLRKVESRVSSDEDLKLTELLRYYMLNIEAAKDLLYRRTKALIDFENSNKALDKARLKSKDVRLAETHQQECCQKFEQLSESAKEELVNFKRKRVAAFRKNLIEMSELEIKHAKNNVSLLQSCIDLFKNN
- the SNX5 gene encoding sorting nexin-5 isoform X1, with protein sequence MAAVPEALQPQQQQQEDEEEERSKLRSVSVDLNVDPSLQIDIPDALSEREKVKFTVHTKTTLPTFQSPEFSVTRQHEDFVWLHDTLIETPDYAGLIIPPAPTKPDFDGPREKMQKLGEGEGSMTKDEFAKMKQELEAEYLAVFKKTVSSHEVFLQRLSSHPVLSKDRNFHVFLEYDQDLSVRRKNTKEMFGGFFKSVVKSADEVLFSGVKEVDDFFEQEKNLLINYYNRIKDSCAKADKMTRSHKNVADDYIHTAACLQSLALEEPAAIKKYLLKVAELFEKLRKVESRVSSDEDLKLTELLRYYMLNIEAAKDLLYRRTKALIDFENSNKALDKARLKSKDVRLAETHQQECCQKFEQLSESAKEELVNFKRKRVAAFRKNLIEMSELEIKHAKNNVSLLQSCIDLFKNN